From the Methanocaldococcus fervens AG86 genome, the window GTTTGGTTTTGGAATGGTTAATGGTAAGCCAGTATTTATGTTATCTGGATATCCTGTAGCTTCAGCTGTCCAATTTGAGTTATTTATTCAAAGATTTTTTGTTAAAAGGAAGAAAATTATACTGCCTTTGAAGAGAAACATAGCTTCTGAACTCGGTAGAGTTGATTTTGTTAGGGTTAGGGTAGATAAAGAAGTGGAGCCAATAAGAATAACTGGAAGTGGAGTTATCTCCTCACTAATAAAAGGTGATGGCTATATTTTGATTCCTGAAAATGTTGAAGGTTATGAAAAAGGAGAGTTTGTAGATGTTTACTTGACTAAAATAATATCAAGTGGGTGATTGGTTTGGATGTGTGGATTGATTTAACAAATGCACCACATGTGCATTATTTCTGCCAACTGATAAAAAAATTTGAAAAAGACGGAATTGAATATCTATTAACTTTTAGAGATTCACGAAATTTAGTCAAATTAGTCAAAATTTACAATTTTGTTGGGAAATGTATAGGAAAGCATGGAAACACATTGAAAGACAAATTAATTTTTTATGCTGAGAGAGTTATTGGCTTAGCTGAGTTAATATCCAATATAAAACCAAAAGTGGCTATAGCTAAACATTCTGTTGAACTGCCAAGAGTTGCTTTTGGTTTAAATATCCCAGTAATCTTTGTTGTAGATAATGAGCATGCAGAGGCTCAAAATAGATTAACTCTCCCTTTAGCAGATGAAATTATAAAACCGGTAGCAACAGATGAAAATAAATTGAGGAATTTTGGGGGAAGAAACTTTATAAGTTTTGATGGAACTTGTGAAGTGGCTAATGTAAATTCAAGGTTGAAGGGTTATTATCCAATGGATAATGAAATTTTAAAAAAATTGGGAATTTTTAATGAAAATCCAACAATAGTTATGAGACCTTGCCCAAACTCTTCGTATTGCAATGGGCATAAGGACATTTTGCCAGATGTTATTAAAAAGATTAAAGAAAAGATTGATTGTAATATTGTTGTATTTCCAAGGGATGAACAACAAAAAGAAATATATGGGGAGCTTGATGTTATCGTCCCAAAAGAAACAATAGATGCTCTC encodes:
- a CDS encoding DUF354 domain-containing protein, which codes for MDVWIDLTNAPHVHYFCQLIKKFEKDGIEYLLTFRDSRNLVKLVKIYNFVGKCIGKHGNTLKDKLIFYAERVIGLAELISNIKPKVAIAKHSVELPRVAFGLNIPVIFVVDNEHAEAQNRLTLPLADEIIKPVATDENKLRNFGGRNFISFDGTCEVANVNSRLKGYYPMDNEILKKLGIFNENPTIVMRPCPNSSYCNGHKDILPDVIKKIKEKIDCNIVVFPRDEQQKEIYGELDVIVPKETIDALSLLYNSDFMIGAGGTMNRESAILGIPTISCYPQELLGVDKYLIEKNRMIHTNDIGEIINYVEDNLGKRQGVIELEDPTDLMFERVCSYLKK